CGGCGGCGTCCTCGAGCTCGTGACGGACATGCGAGCCGATCACGAACAGCTTCTTGGGCACGCAGCCGCGGATCACGCAGGTGCCGCCCATGCGGTACTCTTCCGCGATCATCACGCGGGCACCATGGCCGGCCGCGATGCGGGCGGCACGCACACCACCCGAGCCGCCACCGATGACAAAGAGGTCGACGTCGAATTCAGCCATTGTCCACTCCGACCTCTTCTTTCAGCGCATGATCCGGAGAAGTGTGCAGCCGTTCTCCGACAGGATCATGCGCAAATACCGGGCCTAAAGCGCGATGACGCGCTTTAGGGCTTTCTGACTAGATAGGTGCTGTCAGATTTCCTTGCCACGCTTGCGCATCTCGGCGCGGAAGGCGCCCATCACGGTCTCGGAGAAGTTCTGGGCCCAGGAGTTCATGAAGGCCATGCTGAGACCGATGGCGCGCGGCTCGGCGTCGATCAGCTTCTTGCCCAGCGGCGACTTGTAGAAGGTGACGAGATCCTTCAGCTCCTGCTCGGTGAACTCGCTGGCGTAGATCTGCGCCATGCCCTCACCGATCTCGTTCTGGCGGCCCTGGAGCTGCTGGGCCACGATCGGAGCGACCTCGGCGAGGTCCTTCTGGTAGTTGAGGTTCTGCTGGGTCAGCGCGATCTTGGTCTTCTCGACGAGGCCGGGCACGGCGCCCTGATACATCGCCGTGGCGTTCTTGATCTGCAAGATCTCCTTGGCCGCCGCGATCGCCGCCGGCGAGGCCTTGGGCGGCGTGGCCTGCTGCGCGAGGGCCGGGGCAGCCGAAAGCGCCAGCCCCACAGCGAGGGTCGCGGCCGGCAAGAATTTCAAAACACTCTTCATTCCTAGTCTCCTTTCGGCTTACGCCGTTCAATCACGCGAATTCCCTCGCCACCCGCCAAAACGGCCGAGCTGGCCAAGCCGATGAACAACCCGTGGTCGACCACGCCGGGGATCGCGCTCAACGCCTTGGCGAGGCTGGGCGGATCCACAATACGTCCGAGCTGGGCATCGACGATCCAGTGGCCGCCATCGGTGACGAAAACGTGGCCATCTTTGGCCTTGCGGACCGCCATTTGCCCGGAAACGCCGCACGCCGCAAATGCCTTCTCGATCGCCCGGCGCGTCGCACCAAGGCCGAACGGGATGACCTCGATCGGCAGCGGAAACTTGCCGAGCGTCGGCACCCATTTGCTGTCGTCGGCAATCACGATCATGCGATCCGAGGCGGCCGCCACGATCTTCTCGCGCAGCAGCGCGCCGCCGCCGCCCTTGATCAGGTTGAAGTCGGGATCGATCTCGTCGGCGCCGTCGACGGTCATGTCGAGATGGTCGATCTCGTCGAGCGTGGTCAGCTTCACGCCGGAGCGGATCGCATCGAGGCGCGTCGCCTCGGAGGTCGGCACGCCGATCACCTTGAGCCCGGCGGCGACGCGCTCGCCGAGCAGCTCGACGAAATGCTTCGCGGTCGAGCCGGTCCCGAGCCCGAGCTGCATGCCGTCACGCACCTCCTCGAGCGCACGCGCCGCAGCCTGCCGCTTCAACTGGTCCATGTCCAAAATGCGCCCGCCTCTCGATAAGGGTGTTTGCGGCGGCCTATGTAGCCTCGTTTTTCCCGCCAGAACAGGCCTCTGGGCCGATCTTATAAGGTGAACTTATGGCGTCGGCCCTTGCGCCGATCCGGCCGGCCCGATAGCGCTTGGACCATGGCCTCCCCTTACACCCTCGTCTTCGATCTCGACGGCACGCTTGTGGATACGGCGCCCGACCTGATCACCGCGCTCAATTACGTGCTCGACCGCGAAGGCCTGCCGCCGGTGCCGATGGCCTCGGCCCGCAACATGATCGGCGCCGGCGCCCGCAAGCTGATCGAGCGGGGGGTGGAGGCCGAGGGCCGCACCGTCACGCCCGCGGACATGGACCGGATGACGGCGGATTTCATCGCCTATTACGCCGACCATATCGCCGTCGAATCCCGGCCCTTCGAGGGGCTCGAGACCGCGCTCGACCAGTTTGCCGCCCAGGGCCATCGCCTCGCGGTCTGCACCAACAAGCTGGAATGGCTGTCCAAGCGCCTGCTGGACCAGCTCGACCTGACCCGCCGCTTCGCCGCGATCTGCGGCGCGGACACTTTTGGCGTCCAGAAGCCCGACCCGGCCATTTTCCGCGAGACCGTGGCCCGCGCCGGCGGAGAGGTGAAGGCGTCCATCATGGTCGGCGATGCCGGAACCGATGTCGGGGTGGCGCGCCGCGCCGGGGTGCCCGTGATCGGGGTCAGCTTCGGCTATACGGACGTGCCGATTGCCGAGCTGAAGCCGGACCGGCTGATCCATCACATGCGCGACCTGCCGGCCGCCGCGCACAGCCTGATGACGGCCTAGCGCCCGCAATTGCCTGATATCATTTGGCTATTTCGCGGAACTCTGCATTAACCATCTATTAACTATGCGTGGACCGCCGGTTGCTCGCCCAAAGCGACGCACCTAAGGTCCGGCCGGGGTATGTGGCGGTTCGTCGCACTGGAAGTGGATGGTCATGCGTCGTGTCATCGCGATTGCGCTAGCGGGAGCGAGCCTTGGCGGCTGTTCCTCGATGTCTTGGGACATGTTCAAATCGGCCCCGCCGACCGCCCAGGTCCGGCTTGAGTCCAATCCGCCGGGCGCCGACGCGAGCACGTCCCTCGGCCCGGGCTGCAAGACCCCCTGCTCCGTCTCGGTTCCCGCTCCCGACGCGCCGTTCACGGTCGCCTTCGCGCTGCCCAAATACCAGCCGGCCAGCGTGCCGGTGAACGTGATCAAGAATCCCGGCGATTTCACCACGCCCGCCACGGTCACGACCGATCCGAATCCGGTGTTCGCGGAGCTTCAGCCCGCGGTGCCGCCCAAGCCGGTGAAGAAGAAGCCGCACCGGCCGAGGGCCAAACCGGCCGCAGCCGCGCCTGCTGCGGCACCGGCCGAAGCCACGCCGGCCGCGGCCTCGCCGTTCCCCGATCCGGGCACAGGCAAGCGCTGATCCAAGCGGTGATCACGTATACCACCCGATTGTCCTAGCCGCGTCCGATGCTTAGATTGCGTCCAAGGCACCGCCGAAGCAAAGGTGCCGCCCGTCGCCGTAAGTGACAAGGCATTGGTATGAACGGACCTTCCGTGAACCCCCGCGCTGCGCTGTCGAGCGCAATGACCGATCCGTTTGGGCGGACCATCTCGTATTTGCGCGTCTCCGTCACCGACCGCTGCGACCTGCGCTGCTTCTACTGCATGTCGGAAGACATGACGTTCCTGCCCAAGGCCGATCTGCTGACGCTGGAGGAACTCGACCGGCTCTGCTCGGCCTTCATCGCCAAGGGCGTGAAGAAGCTGCGGCTCACCGGCGGCGAGCCCTTGGTCCGCCGCAACGTGATGACGCTGGTCCGCTCGCTGTCGCGGCACCTGAAGAGCGGCGCCCTGAACGAGCTGACGCTGACCACCAACGGCACCCAGCTTGCGAAACATGCGCAGGAGCTGGCCGATTGCGGCGTCCGCCGCATCAACGTCTCACTCGACACGCTCGATCCCAAGAAGTTTCGCGAGATCACCCGCTGGGGCGAGATCGACAAGGTGATGGAAGGCATCGAGGCCGCGCGCGCCGCAGGCCTCGCCGTGAAGATCAACGCGGTGGCCCTGAAGAATCTCAACGAGGACGAGCTGCCCGAGCTGATGCGCTGGGCCCACGGCAAGGGCATGGGCCTGACGCTGATCGAGGTCATGCCGATGGGCGAGATCGGCTCGGGCCGGATCGACCAATATCTGCCGCTGTCCCTGGTGCGCGCGCGCCTCGCCCAGCAATTCACGCTGACGGATTTAGCCGAGAGCACCGGCGGCCCGGCGCGCTATGTCAGCGTCGCCGAGACCGGCGGCAAGCTCGGCTTCATCACGCCGATGACCCATAATTTCTGCGAATCCTGCAATCGGGTCCGCATCACCTGCACCGGCACGCTGCACACCTGCCTCGGCCACGAGGACGCCTCCGATTTGCGCAAACCTCTGCGTGCATCGGACGACGACATGCTGCTTGCGGATGCGATCGATCGCGCCATCGGGCTGAAGCCCAAGGGCCACGATTTCATCATCGATCGCCGCCACGACCGCCCCAGCGTCTCCCGGCACATGAGCGTCACCGGCGGCTAGGACTCAAGCCCGACCGCGTTAAGCTTTTGAGCGCGCGTCAATTTGTCCATTTTCCGATTGACGGCGCCTGAAGCCGCTGGTTTGGTGCGACCGCCTTTGCTTGCCCGGCAACAATAAGCCGGCCCGCCCGTTGGCGGTCGCGGTCAAGACGGCAAGGCACGAGGGGAGGACTGACGCCGCAACGCTTTCGGAAAATCATCCGTGCGGTCGCGTGCTTTTTGCACGCCGGCCCAGCGATGCGTGCTGAAGCCGCCCGTGAAGTGTTAGGCCGCGACGGAGAAACAATAAGATGCGTCCATTGCTGGCGGTGAGCAACGCCATCGACCTTCTCAACGAGAAGATCGGCTACGTCTGTAACCTCCTGGTGCTTCTGTCATGCTTGGTCAGTGCGGCCAACGCCATGATCCGCTACGCCTTCAGCTACTCGTCGAACGGGTGGCTCGAGCTGCAATGGTACATGTTCGCGATCCTGGTGATGTTCGGCGCGTCCTACACCTTCAAGCGCAATGAGCATGTCCGGGTCGAGATTTTCTATCTGCTGCTCTCCGAGCGCGGCCAGCTCCTGCTCGATCTGATCGGCACGTTGTTCTTCCTGATTCCCGCCTGCCTCCTGCTTGCCTATCTGTCCTGGCCGTTCTTCATGCAGGCCTATGACGTCGGCGAGATGTCCGGCAATGCCGGCGGCCTGATCCGCTGGCCGATCAAGTTCGTGATTCCTGCCGGCTTCGTCCTGCTGGCGCTGCAGGGTGTTTCCGAGGTCATCAAGCGTATCGCGGCTCTCCAGGGCTATGTGACGATCGACGCCAAGTACGAGAGGCCGACCCAATGATTACGCTGGAAATGATGCCGCCGCTGATGTTCGGCGGCCTGGTTCTGGCGATGCTGATCGGCTTCCCGGTTGCGTTCACGCTCGCGGCGGTCGGCCTCTCCTTCGGCTTCCTCGCCATCCATCTCGGCTTCTTCGACCTCAACTTCCTCCAGGCGATTCCCGGCCGCGTGTTCGGCAGCGTGCTCTCCAACGAGCTCCTGCTCGCGATCCCGTTCTTCACCTTCATGGGCGCCATATTGGAAAGATGTGGCCTCGCCGAGGACATGCTGGATTCGATGGGCCAGCTGTTCGGCCCGGTCCGCGGCGGCCTCGGCTATTCCGTCATCATCGTCGGCTTCATCCTCGGCGCCATCACCGGCACGGTGGCGGCGCAGGTCATCGCCATGGCGCTGATCTCGATGCCGGTGATGATCCGCTACGGCTACAACATGCGCTACATCACCGGCGTGCTGGCGGCCTCGGGCACCATCACGCAGCTCGTGCCGCCCTCGCTGGTCCTGATCGTGCTCGCCGACCAGCTCGGCAAGTCGGTCGGCGACATGTATCTCGGCGCCTGGGGCCCCTCGGTGTTCCAGATCATGCTGTTCGCCGGCTACACCTTCGTCCTCGGCCTGATCAAGCCGGGCCACGTGCCGCCGGTGCCGCTGGAAGCGCGCACGTTGACCGGCTGGGCGCTGTGGAAGAAATGCCTGATGGGCATCATCCCCTCCGCCGTGCTGATCTTCGTCGTGCTCGGCACCATGATGATGGGCCTTGCAACCCCGACGGAGGCCGGCGCCATGGGCGCGGTCGGCGCCATCGTGCTCGCCGCGATCCACCACAAGGACTTCACCTCGACCGATCGCAAGGTGCTCGTCGTCGGCATCATCGCCGCCGGCATCGGCACCATCGTCGCGATGCTGTTCACCGAGAACCTGATCTTCAAGCTCGCCTTTGCCGTGACTTATCTCGCGGTGGCCTGGATCTGCCTCTCGGCCGCGCGCATCCCGGACCTGCGCGACCTCATCAAGCAGGGCTACGAGTCCACCATGCGCCTCACCTGCATGGTCACCTTCATCCTGATCGGCTCGACCTGCTTCTCGGTGGTGTTCCTCGGCGTCTCCGGCGGCGTCTGGCTCGAGCATCTCTTGACCTCGCTGCCCGGCGGCGTCTGGGGCTTCCTGATCTTCATCAACCTCTTCATCTTCTTCCTGGCGTTCTTCCTCGACTTCTTCGAGATCGCCTTCATCATCCTGCCGATGATCGCGCCGATCGCGCAGAAGATTTTGGGCCCCGTCGTCGGCGACGGCCCGGCGCTGATCTGGTTCGGCGTCATGCTGTGCGTGAACATGCAGACCTCGTTCCTGCATCCGCCGTTCGGCTTCGCCCTGTTCTATCTGCGCGGCGTCGCGCCGAAGGAAGTGAAGAGCTCCGACATCTATTGGGGCGCGATGCCCTGGATCGGGCTGCAGATGATCATGGTGCTGATCGTGATCGCGTTCCCGATCACGGTGACCGGCCTCCTGGACAAGCCGCTCAACGTCGACCTGGACAAGGTCAAGATCGAGGTCCCGCAGATCGACCTGCCCCCGCTGGATCTCGGCCCGCCGCAGAAGTAGCCGAGGCCAACGTAGCTGCGCTTTTCCTTCTCCCCGTGTGGGAGAAGGTGGCATAGGCGGCCTATGGCCGCCGTTCTTAAGAGACGCCGAAGCGAAGCTTCGGCTACAGCGCCGGATGAGGGGTTCTATCGGCAAACTCATAGCGAGATGAACCCGCGGAGAGAGACCCCTCACCCGTCTCGCCGCTCCGCGGCGAGCCACCCTCTCCCACAAGGGGAGAGGGTCAACAGACCGATGCGCGTGACACGTGCGGGAAACACGGGCATACCGGGCTATCCTCCAACTCATGGACAGCCGCTTATGCTCCGATCGCACCCTGCTCCATCGTTCATCGTTTCCTTGTTTGCTTCGCTCTGGCTGGCCTCTGCGGCGACTGTCGCGCACGCCGAGCCGGTGGCCGATGTTCAGGCGCTGGCGCAGAAGGAGCAGCAGCCGCTGCTCGACACGCTGCGCGATCTCGTCAACATCGAAACCGGCAGCAGGGACATCGAGGGCCTGAACGTGATCGCAGGCCGCGTCGCCGACCAGCTCAAGCAGCTCGGCGGTACGGTGGAGATTCTGCAACCGACCGACATCTATCGCCTCGACGACACGCCCGAAAAGATCGGCCCGGCCGTGCACGCCGTCTTCAAGGGGACCGGCACCAGGAAGATCATGCTGATCGCCCACATGGACACGGTGTACCTGAGGGGCATGCTGAAGGACCAGCCGTTCCGCATCGACGGCGACAAGGCCTACGGACTCGGCATTGCCGACGACAAGCAGGGCGTCGCGCTCATTCTCCACACCGTGGCGATGCTGCAGAAGTTGAATTTTAGGGATTACGGCACGCTCACGGTGCTCACCAATGGCGATGAGGAAATCTCCTCGCCCGGCTGGCGCAGCACCATCACCAAGTTCGCTTCCGACCAGGACGTGGTGTTCTCGTTCGAAGGCGGCGGCACCGACGGCACGCTGCGGCTCGCCACCAGCGGCATCGGGTCGGCCTATCTCACGGTGACCGGCCGATCGTCGCATGCGGGCGCAAGGCCCGAGGGCGGCATCAACGCGCTCTACGAGCTCTCGCACCAGGTGCTGCAGATGAAGGACCTGTCCAAACCCGAGCAGGGCCTGAAGCTGAACTGGACCGTTTCCAAGGCCGGCACCAACCGCAACGTGATCCCTGCCGAGGCCACCGCGCAAGCCGATGCACGCGCGCTGAAGGTGTCGGATTTCGACGAGCTGGAGAAGGCGCTCCAAGAGAAGATCAAAAGTCACCTGCTGCCGGATTCCAAGGTCGAGCTGAAATTCGAGGTGCGCCGTCCGCCGCTCGAGGCCAACGACGCCTCGCGCCGGATGGCGGCCTACGGCAAGACCATCTATGAGGAGATCGGATTGCCTCTGAAGGTCGACGAGAAGCCAACCGGCGGCGGGACCGATGCGGCCTTTGCCGCGCTCAAGACCAAGGGCGCCGTGGTCGAAGGCATGGGCCTGTCCGGCTTCGGCGCACATTCCAACGACGCCGAATATGTGATGATCGGCAGCATCGTGCCGCGTCTTTACCTGACCACGCGCATGATCATGGATCTGTCCAACGGCAAGGTGAAGTAGCCGTCATTCCTTCTCCCCTTCCCTACCAGGAATAGTGCACGCCGAGGTTTCCCCTCACGCCGTCGCGCCTGCCGCCGTCGGTGCCGCTTACAGCGAACTGGTAGCCGGCCTGGGCGTAGAGGCTGAGGCCGGGAAGAAGCTTCGCGCTGAGGCCGCCGGCGAACTCCAGCCGCGTCGCCCGCTCGACCAGGGGCACCGCGTCGGGGCCGTACATCGTGATCGCCTTGGCGCCCCAGTCGCGCCAGACATTGGCTAGCACGTAAGGTTGCCACACCCGTCCGTCGAGGTCGTTGATGGTCCACTTGCCGCGCAAACCGAGCCGCCCGCTGGCGCCCGAAGTGGTGCCGAGTCCGACCGGGCCCAAGCCGTCGTTGGCGTCGTCGAAGGAAAGCCGCTGCCAGATGATCTGGCCCTCGGGCTCCAACACGAGGCGCGGCCCGAACCACGACAGCGGGATCGGATAGCCCGCCTCCAGCGATGAGGTGAAGCCCGTGCCACCGATAGGCAAGTTGGCAAACTGGGTCGCTGCGTTACCGTTGTAGAACGAGCCCTGCAACACCGCGTCGATGTACCAGCCGGTGGGGCCATAATGGGTCCAGTAGCCCCCGAATGAATAGGCATTGAGATTCACCGAGCCGGTGTGTTGCAGCACATAGGCGGTCGCGGCCGCGTTGGTGACGACACCGTCCACGCTCACATTGCCGTTGCCATAGGCAAAGTAGAGGCCGACGGTGTCGCTGTGGCTCGGGACCAGGCTGCCGCGCCAGACATCGATGCCGGTCTGGATGCCTGCCACCTGGCCGGTCGCGCGTGGATCAGCGAAGGCCTGGTAGTGGTTGTCGATCCGCTGACCAAACAAGCGGCCCCAGACCGCCGACCGGCAGTTGTATGGAACAGGTGGGGCCTTGGTGATGGCGCCGCCGTCGGGCGTGGCATTCAGGCACGCCGCGTCCGCCGACGCATCGCCGACGCGTTCATGCAGGGTGCCAAGTGTACTGAGCCCCATCTGCCGGGCGACAGGCTGCACCACGCCATAGGTCGCAAGCTCCGGTCCAATGATCGGCCAGACGCCCGGCGGTGGTGGCTGTCCGTCGTCGGGTGCAGGATCAGTGGGCAGCACGCCCGGCGGCGTGACCGGCCCGTTGCCGCTGTCGCCATTGCCGTTACCTCCGTTAAAGGTCGAGCGCAGAAACCAGTCGTCCGGATTGGTGCCGTTAAAGCCGCCTCTGTAGAGACGGTAATCTATAAACCCGGCACGCGCCTCGCCGGCGAGCGTAAAAGCGTTCTCCGCCGTCGCGCCACTATTCGCCGCCTCCACCACAAGGATGCCGTTTGCACTCGTGTAGGCGCCGGGGCCGCTGGCGTTGGTAATGCGTACAAACGAGTTGCCGGTCGCGCTGCCGCCGTTGATCACTAGCCTGTCCGATGGCGACCCGTCGGTGCCGAGGAACGTGTTGAGCCCGATCGCGCCGCCCGCACCAATGTAGTTGACCACGGTCAGCGTCTTGTAGCTGGCAAGAAGCGTCGGATCGCCGGTCGGCGATGTGAACAGGATCAGACTAGGATCGTTGGTCAGAATGTTGACGTTCGAACTGCCGGTCATCGTCCATAGCGAGCCGTTCTGCAGCGTAACGTTGGAGGCGCTGAGGGCGTCGGTAAGCGCAACGCCCTGAACGGTTGAGGCCTTCAAAACGACGTTGCTCGTGGAGCCGCCGCTGACATTCAGCCATTGGCCATTGTTCACGGTCGCGATCGCGTTGCTGAGATAAATGTTGGCAGTAGCGCCCTGCACCGAGAAAGAGGCGTCGCTCGCCACAATCGTCGCATTGCTGTATTGCAACGTATTGGCGGCGCCAGCGTTGTTGAAAAGAAAGCCGAAGCCGCCATTCCCCGAAGCCGTCACGTTGGTGCCGGCCATTGTTACGTTCCCGCCGTTCTGCAGCAGACCTCCCGCACCGTTGACGACGGAGACCCAGCCGCCAGTCGTCTCGATGCTGGCGGACCCGGTTGCGCGAAGTCCGCTCTCCCCGCCAGTGCCCACGACGGAAACGTCGCTCCTTGTCAGCTTTACGTGGCCACCCGAATCGGCGCTCACGCCGACATCACCGCCCGTGCCAGTGACGCTAATCGGCACATTGGTCGCCGTGATAGTGCTGCCAAAGCTTTGCGCCAGGACTCCCGTCTCACCGCCAGCGTTGAGGCCGGTCACGGTGATGGAGCCGCCGGTGAGCGAGATCGTGCTTGCCGAGAGCGCCTTGACCGCGGCATCGCCGCCGGTTCCACTGACACTGATGATCACCCTGTTAGCAGTAATCGTGCTGCCTGTTTCCGCCTCCACAGGCGTCTTGCCGCCGCTCGTGCCAGTAATGTTGATGGTGCTATTGCTAAGATCGATTTGCGCGCCCAACAGGGTATGCGCAGCAAAATCCCCGCCACCGAGCGGCCCTTGCACCGTGATGCTGTCTGCAATGATCTGGCTACCCGCGCCCGTCGCCAATAGACCCGTATTGCCGCCGCTGTTCAGGATGTTGAGGAGCGTGTTGTTGTCCAGCGTGATGACGCCGCCGTTTTCAGCCTTGACCAGGGTATTGCCGCCGCCACTCAGAATCACATTCAGGCCGCTGGCCAAGATATGGCTTTGCGCGCCGCTGGCGAGCAGGCCGATGATCCCACCGCCACCGGTCGGGTTGGCGATGCTCGATCCGCCCGCCGGCGCAGGCGCAATGCCGAAGGTAATGGTGGCTCCGCTCTGAGCCGTCACGGCGGTGCCGAATGGCACATTGATGCTGACACCATCCGCCGCGATCGCCGCGCTGTTTGCCGCGGTTACCCGAGCAACCGTACTGGCTGGAGGGATGGTGCAGGAAGCCGCCGCACCGCTGACGCTGACCTCCTGCGAGCCGTTGACCGGGCAGTTCGCCGCCTGCGCGGTGGAGATGCTGCCGTGTACCATGGCGAAAGGCGGCACCGCGGACACGACGCACACCATGTCCCTCCCGATGGGGAGGGCCGGCAGCAACGCTCTGAACAACAAGCGCCTCATCATCGAGGGGCAATTGCCTTTTGCGCTCACGGCGAGGTTTTCCGTCGTGATTCACCCCAATCGGCACCACACTTAAAATTGCAAAACTCGCCACAACTGCGGCGTGAGACCGGGCGGCTCGGATTTCTCGATGGTTGTGGCTAACAAGTTACGTAGTGGACAGAGATGCTGACCAATTCGGGAGTCTAACCGCGTCTTGCTCCGCGTCACACGCGCGAGCGTACCGTTGCTGGTCACGCTCCTGACGATAGAGCAGGATCAATCCGCTTGCGAGGTGGACCACCACATGGGGGATGAGGGGTCTCTCTCCGCGCATTCAGCTCGCAGTCGAACTCGCGGTGAGAACCCCTCACCCGTCTCGCCGCTATCCACCCTCTCCCACAAGGGGAGAGGGTAAAGCGCCCTTCTCCGCCAGCCTGAACCGCAGCGTGAACTCGGCGCCGCCGCCGGGAAGATTGTCCACCGCAACCGTGGCGTCGTGATCGTCGGCCACGCCGCGCACGATCGAAAGGCCGAGGCCCGCGCCGTCGCTGCGCTGGCGATCCCTCCGCCAGAAGCGCTGGAAGATCAGCTCACGCTCGCCATCGGCAACGCCTGGGCCGCAATCGCGCACGCGCACCGAGCCGTCGTCGCCGACCTCGACGTCCACGGCGGTATCCTTCGCCGTGAACTTGATGGCGTTTTCGGCGAGGTTGAAGATCGCGCGCTGGAGCATCTCGGCATTGCCGTGGATCAAAACCGGCCCCTCGCTGCCCTTGAGCGCGATCTCCTTGTGCTGGGCGATCGCAAGCGGCGCGATCGCGCCGACCACCTCGGCGCAGACGGCGCGCAGGTCCGCGGTCTCGCCGGGATCGAGCACCAAGGTGTCGAGCTCGGCGATCTCCAGGAGCTGGGCGACGATCCGGCTCATGCCCTCGATGTCGTCATGCAGCGCCTGCCGTGCGGCATTGTCGCCGAGCGTCTCGACTCGCGTCCGCAGGATCGTCAGCGGCGTGCGCAATTGGTGGGCGGCATCGGCGGTGAACTGCCGCTGCACCCGAAAGCCGTCCTCGAGGCGGTCGAGCGCCTGGTTGACCGCGGTGACGAGCGGCAGGATCTCGCGCGGGATCTGCTCGGTCGGCAAGCGGATGTCGGTCCGCGCCGGGCCGATATTGCTGGCCTCCTCCGACGCCTTCCACAGTGGCGCGATGGCGCGGCGGAAGATCACGATGTCGATGCCGAGCAGGATCAGCAGCACCGGAATGGTGATCCAGCCCACCCGCCGGAAGAAGTTCGAGATGATGTCGTCGATGATGACGTCGCGGTGCGCAAGGTCCTCGGCGACGCGGATGCGCACGACCTTGCCGTCGACGATGCGCGTGACGCTGGCGCCGGAGATCGTCTCCGATGGCGGTGGCGCCGACACTGCTGCGCCGGTCTTGCGGCGGGACGAGAACAGCAGGTGGCCGTCGGCGTCGCGGATGTCGTAGAGATAGCGGCCGTAGGCTTCCGAATAGAGGCCCCTCAGGCTGTCCGGCAGATTGAACGTCAGGAGGCCGTCCGGCTGCGCGACGATGCGCTCGGCGAGTACTTCGGCCTGGGCGCGCATGGCATCGCGGTGCAGCTGGTCGACCTCGGAATTGAGCAGCCAGAACAGCACCAGCGGCAGGAAGATCGCGACCACCGCGACCGCGACGATGTGCATGAACACGATGCGCCAGATCAGCGATTTGAAGGTCGGCGATCGGCCGTAGGCCGGCGCGGCGGCCACGTTATTTCTCCTCAGCCATGAGGTAGCCGACGCCGCGGATGGTGTGGATCACGACCCGGGCGCCGTGCTCGGCGAGCTGCTTGCGCAGCCGCGAGACGTAGACCTCGACCGCATTGGAAGCGACCTCGCCTTCGAGGCCGAAGATGTGGTCCTCGACGTTCTTCTTCGGCACCACCCGCCCCTGCCGGCGCAGCAGGATCTCCAGCACCGAGGTCTCGCGCGCGGAGATGATCCGCGGCTGGTCGTCGACGAAGATCTGGCGGCTCTCGGTGTCGTAAACGAGGTTGGCGAGACTGAGCGAACGGCCAAGCAGCTGACCCGGCCGGCGCAGGATCGCCTCCAGCCGCGCCACCAGCTCCTCCATCGCGAACGGCTTTGCCAAATAATCGTCGGCGCCGCTGCGCAGGCCGCTGACACGGTCCTGTAGGCCGCCGCGCGCGGTCAGCACCAGAACCGGCAGCGGCTCCATCTGGCGGCGCAGCTCGCGCAGCACCGACAGGCCGTCGCCGTCGGGCAGGCCGAGGTCGAGGATCATCGCGGCATAGCTGACGCTGCTGACCGCCTCGCGCGCCTCGGCGGCGCTGCCCACGATATCGCTCTCATAGCCGGCCGCCGCCAGCCCGCTGGCCACGAGCCGCGACAGCTCGGCATTGTCCTCGACGATCAGAAGGCGCATCGCAGTCCCGGCATCATCACACGGCTCGCGCCGTATCCCTGCTCTCTTCCACCATTCCGAACGCCTCGGCCAGCGAAAAGTGCCGCCTGGTCGGCCGTCCCGCCCCGTCAGGTTGGTGTAAGCCGATCTGGGCGCGCACCGGCGGATGACAGCTCCAGAGCAATGGCTCTGTCCG
This is a stretch of genomic DNA from Bradyrhizobium sp. CB2312. It encodes these proteins:
- a CDS encoding DUF2059 domain-containing protein — translated: MKSVLKFLPAATLAVGLALSAAPALAQQATPPKASPAAIAAAKEILQIKNATAMYQGAVPGLVEKTKIALTQQNLNYQKDLAEVAPIVAQQLQGRQNEIGEGMAQIYASEFTEQELKDLVTFYKSPLGKKLIDAEPRAIGLSMAFMNSWAQNFSETVMGAFRAEMRKRGKEI
- the rpiA gene encoding ribose-5-phosphate isomerase RpiA encodes the protein MDMDQLKRQAAARALEEVRDGMQLGLGTGSTAKHFVELLGERVAAGLKVIGVPTSEATRLDAIRSGVKLTTLDEIDHLDMTVDGADEIDPDFNLIKGGGGALLREKIVAAASDRMIVIADDSKWVPTLGKFPLPIEVIPFGLGATRRAIEKAFAACGVSGQMAVRKAKDGHVFVTDGGHWIVDAQLGRIVDPPSLAKALSAIPGVVDHGLFIGLASSAVLAGGEGIRVIERRKPKGD
- a CDS encoding HAD family hydrolase is translated as MASPYTLVFDLDGTLVDTAPDLITALNYVLDREGLPPVPMASARNMIGAGARKLIERGVEAEGRTVTPADMDRMTADFIAYYADHIAVESRPFEGLETALDQFAAQGHRLAVCTNKLEWLSKRLLDQLDLTRRFAAICGADTFGVQKPDPAIFRETVARAGGEVKASIMVGDAGTDVGVARRAGVPVIGVSFGYTDVPIAELKPDRLIHHMRDLPAAAHSLMTA
- the moaA gene encoding GTP 3',8-cyclase MoaA translates to MNGPSVNPRAALSSAMTDPFGRTISYLRVSVTDRCDLRCFYCMSEDMTFLPKADLLTLEELDRLCSAFIAKGVKKLRLTGGEPLVRRNVMTLVRSLSRHLKSGALNELTLTTNGTQLAKHAQELADCGVRRINVSLDTLDPKKFREITRWGEIDKVMEGIEAARAAGLAVKINAVALKNLNEDELPELMRWAHGKGMGLTLIEVMPMGEIGSGRIDQYLPLSLVRARLAQQFTLTDLAESTGGPARYVSVAETGGKLGFITPMTHNFCESCNRVRITCTGTLHTCLGHEDASDLRKPLRASDDDMLLADAIDRAIGLKPKGHDFIIDRRHDRPSVSRHMSVTGG
- a CDS encoding TRAP transporter small permease subunit, encoding MRPLLAVSNAIDLLNEKIGYVCNLLVLLSCLVSAANAMIRYAFSYSSNGWLELQWYMFAILVMFGASYTFKRNEHVRVEIFYLLLSERGQLLLDLIGTLFFLIPACLLLAYLSWPFFMQAYDVGEMSGNAGGLIRWPIKFVIPAGFVLLALQGVSEVIKRIAALQGYVTIDAKYERPTQ
- a CDS encoding TRAP transporter large permease subunit translates to MITLEMMPPLMFGGLVLAMLIGFPVAFTLAAVGLSFGFLAIHLGFFDLNFLQAIPGRVFGSVLSNELLLAIPFFTFMGAILERCGLAEDMLDSMGQLFGPVRGGLGYSVIIVGFILGAITGTVAAQVIAMALISMPVMIRYGYNMRYITGVLAASGTITQLVPPSLVLIVLADQLGKSVGDMYLGAWGPSVFQIMLFAGYTFVLGLIKPGHVPPVPLEARTLTGWALWKKCLMGIIPSAVLIFVVLGTMMMGLATPTEAGAMGAVGAIVLAAIHHKDFTSTDRKVLVVGIIAAGIGTIVAMLFTENLIFKLAFAVTYLAVAWICLSAARIPDLRDLIKQGYESTMRLTCMVTFILIGSTCFSVVFLGVSGGVWLEHLLTSLPGGVWGFLIFINLFIFFLAFFLDFFEIAFIILPMIAPIAQKILGPVVGDGPALIWFGVMLCVNMQTSFLHPPFGFALFYLRGVAPKEVKSSDIYWGAMPWIGLQMIMVLIVIAFPITVTGLLDKPLNVDLDKVKIEVPQIDLPPLDLGPPQK